GAGAGCGTGTTTAAactgcccccctcaccccaccatGCCCCCCACCGCCCACTCCCCTGACTCCAGTGTCTGTGGCTCTGGAGctactgtccccccccccccccccacgcccgcACCCCTGGCAGGGTATAAGGCGCCCGTTTGTTGAGTTGGGTCGTCTCTCCGAGCGGCTGCCCCGCTCCCCTGAACAATGCCCTCATACAGCCCCTCTCCTTTGGCCTTGAGTGTCAGCTCCGGGGCACTGAGATCAGATGTCTCTCCGCTAACCGAGCGTCTCGCGTCACGGTACAGGAGAACTGCCCACCGTAcgagcctctgtctctctttttcccGTGAACTCACGGCTTTAAGGTCCCGATGAGAAGCGCGAGGCCGTTGGGTGTCGACAGCAGGCTGATTTGGGAGTCCTTTGTTCCGATAAGGCATTGAGCGGTGGCCTCTGTTCTTTAACCACACCGCTAGACAGGCCTTATTGATCTACGGCCAACGTCCACTGCCCCACGCTGACCAGCCGTTGTGACGAGTAAACGGTCCAACACTGCCCTCTTGTGGAACCGTCGACGCTACTGACGTTCGATGCGTCGCCTTCTGCAGGGACACATTGACtgtaacaaagaaaataaacacattccAAGGAAGTGACCTCATGCTGCGGCCAGTGCACGTGGGATGATCTCTTGAGGGATGTTGCCAACCACTGTTTCTCCAGATCCTTCAGTCTGGAGCTTCTGAGATCTCCAACTCAAGACTGTTAAGCCTTCcatggttttgcatgtgtggTAAAGTTAAAAGGCTGAATAAAGTTTTGTGACTCTCTTCCCCAGTGACTTTAAGAAGGAGAggcgcccccccctcccccgatgATGTCATCGTGCTGTCGGACAATGAGCCGTCCAGCCCCCACATGAACGGGCTGAGCTGCCTAAGGAGATGGACACGGATGTTCTCATGGTAACAGACTCCTCCTGTGCAGGGCTCTGAAGTGTGTCACTGTAACACTcggctgtgtgtgattggtcagtAACTCTCTCAGGCAGTGTGTGATCggtcagtgtctctctctggctgtgtgattggtcagtgaccctcagggctgtgtgtgattggtctgtaacactctgggctgtgtgtgattggtcagtgaCTCTCAGGGGCTGTGTGAGATTGGTCTGTAACtctctcaggctgtgtgtgattggtcagtgaccctcagggctgtgtgtgattggtctgtaacactctgagctgtgtgtgattggtcagtgaccctcagggctgtgtgagaTTGGTCTGTAACtctctcaggctgtgtgtgattggtcagtgaCTCTCGGGGCTATGTGCGATTGGTCTGTAAACtctctcaggctgtgtgtgattggtcagtgaccctcagggctgtgtgagaTTGGTCTGTAACACTcggggctgtgtgtgattggtcagtgaccctcagggctgtgtgagaTTGGTCTGTAACtctctcaggctgtgtgtgattggtcagtgaccctcagggctgtgtgtgattggtctGTAACACTCgggctgtgtgtgattggtctgtaactctctcaggctgtgtgtgattggtcagtgaccctcagggctgtgtgagaTTGGtcggtgtgtctctgtgcagaagagcaGTCCTGACGAGCGGGAGCGCATCATTAAGCAGCTGAAGGAGGAGCTGAGGCTGGAGGAGGCCAAGCTGGTGCTGCTGAAGAAGCACCGACAGAGCCAGATACAGAAAGAGAGCTCTCTGCagaaggtacacacacacacacacacacacacacacacactctctcacacacacacacacacacactcacacacacactctcacacacacacactcacacactcacatcacacacactctcacacacactctcacacacacacactcacacactcacacacaccctctctctctctctctctctctctctctctctctctctctctctctctctctctctctctctctctctctctctctctctctctctctctctctctctctctctctctctctctctctctctctctctctctctctctctctctctcctctctctctctctctctgctctatgTGGGACTGTCTCGCTCATCTCAGACCCCCgtctcaccctgtctctctcccgcaCAGACCACAGGATCGTCCAGTTCTGTGGCCACTCCGCCCCCGCTGGTGAGGGGGCAGTAACTCCAGCAGTAAAGGGCCCCTGCAGGTCAGTGAGCCTCTGCTCAGTGTGGTTATACCACATCACTGCTGCTAGCTCCAGCACACCTCCACAGAGATGAGCTCTGTGCTGCTGCATAGTCcttatgagacacacacacatacatacacacgcatacacacacgcacatacatacacacacacacacacgtacacatacacacgcgcatacacacacacacacacacacacacatacacacacacacacacacacacacacacatacacacacacacacacacacacacatacacacacacacacacacacacacacacacacacacacatacacatacacacacacacaccactgcacgcacacacgcacacacacacacacacacacacacacaccaccacagacacatacacacacacgcacacacacacacacacaccaccacagacacatacacacacacacacacacacatacacatacacacacacatacacacacacacacacacacacaccaccacacatacacacacacacatacacacacaccacaccgcacAGTGCTGAAAATTCTCAGTGCTGTctcttgtatttgtatttgtgtgtgtgtgtgtgtgtgtgtgtgtgtgtgcgtgcgtgtgcacgtgcgttCCAACGCGGCAGCAGGCGACTTTTCCCAGCACGGCGCTTTAAAAACCTGACTCATGGTTATTGTAGCGGATGTTAAGGTGGGTTCGGGCCGCGCTAACGGCGCTCTCCGTCCCGCGCAGGTGTCGTCAGGCCGGAGCTCGGGCGGGGTCATCCCGCCCCCCCTGGTGCGGGGCGGGCAGCAGGTGTCCTCCAAGCTGGGCTCCCAGAACGCGCAGATCGTCATGCCCCCTCTGGTGCGAGGGGCCCAGGTGAGCCCCCCCGGCCTGACGCGTCACAACGCCGCTAACGGAGCGTgagctccctctcccccccgccccgcacGTCTCCCGACAGGAACCAGAGCTGCCCGCAGCGCGTTTACGCACCTGCTTCTCACTTCCTCCTTAACtttaaactctctctctctctctgtctctctctctctctgtctctctctctctctgtctctctctctctctctctctctctctctctctctctcctctctctctctctcttctctctctctctctcagcctcatcCATCATCCACAGCCTGcggcagcagcaccagcagcagcattCGGGCTCCGGGCCCCCGCCCCTGCTGCTGGCCCCCCGCGCCTCCGTGCCCAGCGTGCAGCTGCAGGGCCAGAGGATCATCCAGCAGGGCCTGATCAGGGTGGCCAACGTGCCCAACACCAGCGTGCTCGTCAACATCCCGCAGGTCAGAGTgcacctctgtctctgtctctcttcctctctgtccctctctccatctctctccttctctactCCCACTTTCTTACTcattccctctctttcactcacactctccctctccttctcttctcccACTTTCTTACTcattccctctcactctccctctttcactcacactctcttcctctctgtccctctctctatctctctccttttcattccctctcactctctctcttcctctctgtccctctctctatctctctccttctcattccctctcactctccctctttcactcacactctctttctctctgtccctctctctatctctcttcttctcttctcccGCTTTCTtactccttctccctctctttcactcacactctcttcctctctgtccctctctctatctctatctctctccttctcattccctctcactctctctctttcactcaccactctcttcctctctgtccctctctctatctccctccttctcattccctctcactctccctctttcactcacactctcttcctctctgtccctctctctatctctctccttctcattccctctcactctctctctttcactcacactctcttcctctctgtccctctctctatctctctccttctctcttctcccactttctcactccttctccctctctttcactcacactctcttcctctctttccttctcccaCTTTCTCACTTGCTGTGTCTACCTCCCTTTCCCTGTTGTTCACTCCCTCACCGACTTCCACTGCTCTGTtagcactctctctcttgcagtAAGAGCACTAaaccagcgccccctgcagacTCCCAGGCTCAGACCCTGacggcccctctctctcccccccaggcCTCCCCCACCGGGCTGAAGGGCATCACGTCCCAGGCGGGTCTTCTCCAGCGGCGTGTCCACGGTGAGCGCCAGCGAGTCCCCGGCCAGCCGGCAGGCGGCCGCCAAGCTGGCCCTGCGCAAGCAGCTGGAGAAGACCCTGCTGGAGATCCCCCCGCCCAAGCCCCCCCGCGCCCGAGCTCAACTTCCTGCCCTCCGCCGCCAACAACGAGTTCATCTACCTGgtgggcctggaggaggtggTGCAGAACCTGCTGGACACGCTGGGCAAGGGTGCGTTACGGAGACACGCCGTCACCCTGACCTTTACCCGACCTTTACCCGACCTTCACCTGACCCTCACCTGACACTCACCTGACACTCACCTGACCCTCACCTGACCCTCACCTGACCCTCACCCCGACCTTCACCGACATACTCTCACTTTCTGTTCACACGCTAACGTTGGGTAACCGTGTGAAAAGGTAGTGCACGGCACACAAGTGGCTGTCCACAGGGGAAGACGCAGAGAGAACAAACGTTAACACAATCCTTGGGTTGCTGTAATGCACTTtagtcaatgtaatatttgttcttgccGTTTGAAACAAATCCCAGGTATGTAGCTAAACCGCTAGCCGACGCGCTCGTTCGAAGTCGTGTCCGTTCGTATGAAAAAAGGCCGTCGGTGGCGAACTGAGTCGTACGCTCATTTAAAATCGCTCGACCGTATCGTCCGCCATTTTGAACGTCGTACGGAGGACAGGTCTAACTCCTCCCCCCTCTATCGTCCGTGTCACGGCAGGCAAGCAGCAGGCGGTCGCACGTGGCGACGGGCGTGACCGCGGCCCCCCCCAAGGACCCGTACACCTGCGCCCAGTGCAAGACGGACTTCACCCTCGCGCTGGCGGCGGGAGAAGGCGGGCACCATCATGTGCGAGCAGTGCATGACCTCCAACCAGAAGAAGGCGCTGAAGACCGAGCACACCAACCGGCTGAAGGCGGCCTTCGTCAAGGccctgcagcaggagcaggaaaTCGAGCAGCGCATCCTGCAGCAGACCGCCTCCTCCCCCGCCTCCAAGGACCTCCTCGTCGTCGTCGGCGGCGACCAAGGCGGAGCAGCAGCAGGTGCTGGTGGCGCAGCAGCTGAAGCAGGCCCGGGCCTCCGCCCTGCAGCAGCACAGCAGGGGCGCGCCCATCGCCCGGCACCACTCCGCCATCAAACAGGTGCgccaccccccccacctcacctcaCGCTCAGGCCCGTGCCTTCAGGAGCGCTGCCCGGCTCTGCCTGTCTTTGGTCTTCTCTGCTGTAATGAACTTCCTACCTGAAAGCGTGGATTCATAGACGGGGGGAGGTTCGTGGCGGGCTTGGGATGTTCTCATGGAATGTTGCTTTTAGGGGCTTGTTATGTTCGTATGGATTGTTACTCTTAGGGGCTTTGTTATGTTTGCTGTTTTGGATTGTTAGTTGGGGTCTTAAGCATGTTCTTATGCCTTGTTACTCATCGGGGCTTGTTATTTGTGTTCTTATCGATTGGTACTCCTAGGGGCTTGTTAGGTATGTTATGCATTGTCACTCTTAGAGGCTTGCCGTGCCTGTTCTTATGGGTTGttcctctttgtctctctccgcTCAGACCGGGCAGATCTCCCGGAGCGTGCAGCCcgtgggggtgcggggggttCCCCACTCGTACACGACGTCCTCGCAGCTGCAGAACGCCGTGACGGCGGCCGCGCTGGTCAGCAGGCCAGGTAAGCATGCCATGCGTGCagcggggtcaaaggtcaccaaCAGCGGCAGTAACCCCGCCCCCGGGACCTGGAGGAAGCAGAACACCGTGACCACAGGTAGATTCCTTCCACCCATCGGTAGAACCCCCGCCCCCGTCCCCCGAACCCCACCCTTTTACACCGTTTCCGCTTTCCTTCATCACgcccctcttgctctctcctttACTGCtctcctttattttatttattttagattattTCAAGTTTATTCAACAGTTActacatataataaaatattgctTGATATAGAGATATAGTTAAACGTATAGCTAACGCTCATTTTCAACCCTGTTTGCTGAGCTGCTCACCATGTTAAATGGCCACCCTAAGTTCATTATATTTCCAGTGAGTGAATCAAACTATcggtttgaaataaaatgagctGGACGGGTGAGAAATTTGCCTAGAGCTTCTATAATCTGGGAAAGCTTTTCTAAATCAGCTCGCTCGCAAGAGGTCTGTTCCTTCTCACCTCCGATAGCGGGATCGTTATATACGACCCTTGTAATTGTGCCATCGTTTAGCACACTGATGACTCGGCGTTTGCATTGATTTGTCTTAAACCGGCAGAAGTATTTCAGGGAGTCACCGGTCCATTTTTATTGCTTGTTGTCACAGCAAAACCTGAGACTGTTATTATTGGACACTGATCCtagcctcccctctctctgtgttttacTGGTGGAGAGAGTGGTACCCCTGACCATGCTCTTTTTTGCTTTTCCCTCCTGGGATCTGACCTCCTTTTTCTTCCTGGTGGTGGGCCTAGTCCTTGTCTTTAGCTCCTGTGTCCTCCCAGTATGATTGTAGAATTACTGTTTGATTTCGtaattgtgaaaatgtattttaactcCTTGTTGACAAGGATCGTCTTTCTCCTCTTTACTGTCTGATCCTTCATGTAAAAGTCGTGTTCGTCAGTTATTACGGACGCTGAATGCTACGTGTTGCAAATGCTTCGCATTATGGACACTATGCGCGTTACGGACGGGCGCTGCGCGTTACGGAAGCTGCGTGTTACGGACGGGGGCTTTGCGTTACTGACGCTGCATGTAACGGACCGACGCTTCGCGTTGCGGACgctgggctgtgttgtgttgaccCTGCGCTTTACGAACGGACtct
The sequence above is a segment of the Conger conger chromosome 4, fConCon1.1, whole genome shotgun sequence genome. Coding sequences within it:
- the gatad2ab gene encoding LOW QUALITY PROTEIN: GATA zinc finger domain containing 2Ab (The sequence of the model RefSeq protein was modified relative to this genomic sequence to represent the inferred CDS: inserted 3 bases in 2 codons; deleted 5 bases in 5 codons), which gives rise to MSEEANVEPVCTGAAMSEEANVEPVCTGAAVQEEANAEPVCAGAAVQEEANAEPVCAGAAVPQQANAELVCAGAAMSEEVVRQTRSQKRALERDSLPGDGAEGKKVKLERGELKSDPDGAPDGPGPKVKAEPGAKAPAALKTEPGAKVPSLLKSGEVKATIKVELQTDEPVDMSTSKSDFKKERRPPLPXDDVIVLSDNEPSSPHMNGLSCLRRXDTDVLMKSSPDERERIIKQLKEELRLEEAKLVLLKKHRQSQIQKESSLQKTTGSSSSVATPPPLVRGSNSSSKGPLQVSSGRSSGGVIPPPLVRGGQQVSSKLGSQNAQIVMPPLVRGAQIHSLRQQHQQQHSGSGPPPLLLAPRASVPSVQLQGQRIIQQGLIRVANVPNTSVLVNIPQASPTGLKGITSQAGLSSGVSTVSASESPASRQAAAKLALRKQLEKTLLEIPPPKPPAPELNFLPSAANNEFIYLVGLEEVVQNLLDTLGKGARRSHVATGVTAAPPKDPYTCAQCKTDFTSRWRREKAGTIMCEQCMTSNQKKALKTEHTNRLKAAFVKALQQEQEIEQRILQQTASSPASKTSSSSSAATKAEQQQVLVAQQLKQARASALQQHSRGAPIARHHSAIKQTGQISRSVQPVGVRGVPHSYTTSSQLQNAVTAAALVSRPGKHAMRAAGSKVTNSGSNPAPGTWRKQNTVTTGVTMAYVNPSLSVHKTSSAVDRHREYLLDMIPSRSISQTANTWK